One window of Quercus robur chromosome 12, dhQueRobu3.1, whole genome shotgun sequence genomic DNA carries:
- the LOC126709128 gene encoding oligopeptide transporter 4-like — protein METLETEAPLSSNLREESTIEEDEQSPIEQVRLTVPTTDDTSLPVWTFRMWTLGLLSCALLSFLNQFFSYRREPLIITQITVQVATLPIGRLMASVLPTTKFRIGSREFSLNPGPFNMKEHVLISIFANAGSAFGNGPAYAVYIFDIIKAFYRRNISFFSAWILIITTQVLGYGWAGLLRKYVVEPAHMWWPNTLVQISLFRTLHEKEIKEDGKKPSLSRVKFFAIALVCTFCWQLFPGYLFQTLQSISWVCWAFPKSVTAHQIGSGLHGLAVGALTLDWTTVASFLFSPLISPFFAIVNVFVGFVLIIYIVIPIAYWGMNAYNAKTFPIYSADLFTAQGQDYNISLIVNDKFELDTAQYKQLGKIHLSTFFALTYGFGFAAIAATLSHVALFYGREIYDRYRASSKGKEDIHTRLMKNYKDIPSWWFYLLLIVTISVSLVLCIFLKKEVQMPWWGLIFAAALAFIFTLPISIITATTNQTPGLNIITEYIMGVILPGRPIANVCFKTYGYMSMSQAISFLNDFKLGHYMKIPPRSMFLVQFIGTILAGTVNLSVAWWLLNSVENICQQNLLPQNSPWTCPSDRVFFDASVIWGLVGPKRIFGSQGNYSALNWFFLGGLLGPIAVWLLHKAFPTQTWIPLINLPVLLGAPGPPATTLNYTSWILVGTIFNFFLFRYRRNWWQRYNYVLSAALDAGVAFMAVLLYFSLGMESRDLHWWGSDPEHCELATCPTMKGISVEGCPTF, from the exons aTGGAAACTTTAGAAACTGAGGCACCACTAAGCAGTAACTTACGAGAAGAGTCCACCATAGAAGAAGATGAGCAGTCACCAATCGAGCAAGTCCGGCTAACTGTACCGACCACCGATGACACCTCACTCCCTGTATGGACATTTCGAATGTGGACACTGGGCCTTCTCTCTTGTGCCCTTCTCTCCTTCCTCAACCAATTCTTCTCTTACCGCAGAGAACCCCTCATCATCACCCAGATCACCGTCCAAGTTGCCACCCTCCCCATCGGACGACTCATGGCCTCTGTTCTTCCCACAACCAAGTTTCGCATCGGGTCCCGCGAGTTTTCGCTCAACCCAGGTCCCTTTAACATGAAGGAACACGTTCTCATCTCTATATTTGCTAATGCTGGAAGTGCTTTTGGGAATGGCCCAGCTTATGCTGTCTATATCTTTGACATTATAAAGGCTTTTTATCGAAGGaatatctctttcttttctgcttGGATTCTTATCATCACAACCcag GTCTTGGGATACGGCTGGGCTGGGCTGTTGAGGAAGTATGTGGTGGAGCCGGCTCATATGTGGTGGCCAAATACACTTGTTCAAATATCACTCTTCAG GACATTgcatgaaaaagaaataaaagaggaTGGCAAGAAGCCCAGTCTATCAAGAGTGAAATTTTTTGCGATCGCACTAGTTTGTACCTTTTGCTGGCAATTGTTTCCGGGATACCTCTTTCAAACCTTACAAAGCATCTCATGGGTCTGCTGGGCCTTCCCAAAGTCAGTGACTGCTCACCAAATTGGGTCAGGTTTGCATGGACTTGCGGTTGGAGCCTTGACCTTGGATTGGACAACAGTGGCTTCATTCCTATTCAGCCCTCTAATAAGTCCCTTCTTTGCAATTGTCAATGTCTTCGTAGGCTTTGTATTGATTATCTATATTGTGATTCCCATTGCCTATTGGGGGATGAACGCATACAATGCTAAAACATTTCCCATTTATTCAGCTGACTTGTTTACTGCTCAAGGTCAGGATTATAATATTTCATTGATTGTCAATGATAAGTTTGAGCTAGATACTGCACAGTATAAGCAGCTAGGGAAGATCCATTTGAGCACATTCTTTGCTCTCACCTACGGGTTCGGTTTTGCTGCTATTGCAGCTACACTTTCCCATGTGGCTTTGTTCTATGGAAG GGAGATTTATGATCGATATCGAGCTTCTTCCAAGGGTAAGGAGGATATTCACACAAGACTGATGAAGAATTACAAAGACATACCTTCATGGTGGTTTTATTTGCTTCTGATTGTTACTATCTCAGTCTCGCTTGTACTTTGTATCTTCCTGAAAAAGGAGGTCCAAATGCCATGGTGGGGGCTTATATTCGCAGCTGCACTTGCCTTCATCTTCACCCTTCCCATCAGCATCATAACCGCCACCACAAATCAG ACACCAGGGCTAAATATCATCACAGAGTACATAATGGGAGTAATATTGCCTGGAAGGCCCATAGCCAATGTCTGTTTCAAGACATATGGGTATATGAGCATGAGTCAAGCAATCTCCTTTCTCAATGACTTTAAGCTGGGCCATTACATGAAGATCCCTCCAAGATCAATGTTCCTAGTACAG TTCATTGGAACCATTTTAGCTGGAACAGTTAATCTTAGTGTAGCATGGTGGCTTTTGAACTCTGTCGAAAACATATGCCAACAAAATCTCCTTCCACAAAATAGTCCTTGGACATGTCCCAGTGACCGAGTCTTCTTTGATGCTTCTGTTATCTGGGGTTTAGTAGGGCCTAAGCGCATTTTTGGCTCTCAAGGAAACTACTCAGCACTTAACTGGTTCTTCCTCGGAGGATTGTTAGGACCAATTGCAGTATGGCTCTTGCACAAGGCATTCCCAACTCAAACTTGGATTCCTCTCATCAATCTACCAGTACTTCTAGGAGCACCTGGACCACCAGCAACAACATTGAACTATACTTCCTGGATTTTGGTTGGAACAATCTTCAACTTTTTCTTGTTCAGGTATCGAAGGAACTGGTGGCAGAGGTATAACTATGTCCTATCAGCAGCTTTGGATGCTGGAGTTGCATTCATGGCAGTTCTGCTTTACTTCTCATTAGGCATGGAGAGCAGAGACTTGCACTGGTGGGGTTCTGACCCTGAGCACTGTGAACTAGCAACTTGCCCCACTATGAAGGGTATATCAGTTGAGGGCTGCCCTACATTCTAA
- the LOC126710069 gene encoding oligopeptide transporter 2-like has protein sequence MASKSLEIEPAQRGIDDDDDVSPIEEVRLTVSNEDDPSLPVWTFRMWFLGLLSCVLLSFLNTFFQYRTEPLVISMISVQVGTLPIGRFMANVLPTTTFRIPGFGEREFSLNPGPFNMKEHVLISIFANAGSAFGSGAAYAISIVDIIRAFYHRKISFLASWILVITTQVLGYGWAGILRKYLVDPAQMWWPSSLVQVSLFRAMHEEDDRRMSRGKFFLIALICSFSWYLIPGYLFPLLSTISWVCWAFPKSLTAHQIGSGMQGLGLGSFSLDWSVIASYLGSPLISPFFAIVNVAVGYVLLLYVLIPIAYWGVNLYDAKNFPIFSSHLYNAHGNTYNVSAIVNDKFELDLPTYEKQGRIYLSVFFALSYGIGFAGIISTLTHVALFNGRDIYAQFRASYSTGKQDIHTRLMTKYKDIPSWWFYVMLVGSLILALILCIFMIDEIQMPWWGLILAAGLAVTFTLPVSVITATTNQSPGLNIITEYIMGVLLPGRPIANVCFKTFGYISMSQAISFLSDFKLGHYMKIPPRSMFIVQFIGTIIAGTVNLGVAWWLLNTIENICQDELLPPNSPWTCPGDRVFFDASVIWGLVGPRRIFGRLGNYPALNWFFLGGAVGPVIVWLMQKAFPNQEWISLINLPVLLGATAAMPPATSVNFNCWIVVGTIFNYFVFKYRKNWWQRYNYVLSAALDAGLAFMGVVLYFTLTMEDISLSWWGSDGGERCELATCPTAKGIVVDGCPVF, from the exons ATGGCTTCCAAGTCCCTCGAAATCGAGCCCGCACAGAGAGGCatcgacgacgacgacgacgtgTCGCCGATCGAGGAAGTACGACTGACCGTTTCGAACGAAGACGACCCGAGCCTTCCAGTATGGACGTTTCGAATGTGGTTTCTGGGGCTACTATCGTGTGTGCTGCTGTCGTTTCTGAACACTTTCTTTCAGTACAGGACGGAGCCGCTCGTGATATCGATGATTTCGGTCCAGGTTGGGACGCTGCCGATCGGACGGTTCATGGCGAATGTGCTTCCGACGACGACGTTTCGGATTCCGGGGTTTGGGGAGAGGGAGTTTTCGCTGAATCCGGGGCCGTTCAACATGAAGGAGCACGTGCTGATTTCGATATTCGCTAATGCAGGTTCGGCGTTCGGGAGTGGAGCCGCTTATGCCATTAGTATTGTGGATATTATCAGGGCATTTTATCATAGGAAAATCTCATTTTTGGCTAGTTGGATCCTTGTCATTACTACACAG GTATTGGGGTATGGGTGGGCTGGAATACTGAGGAAGTACTTGGTAGATCCTGCGCAAATGTGGTGGCCTAGTAGTCTGGTTCAGGTCTCCTTGTTTAG GGCTATGCATGAGGAAGACGACCGCCGCATGTCACGAGGGAAATTCTTCTTGATTGCATTGATATGCAGCTTCTCCTGGTACCTGATCCCGGGCTACCTTTTTCCATTGTTGTCAACCATTTCATGGGTATGTTGGGCGTTTCCCAAGTCATTAACAGCCCATCAGATTGGTTCAGGCATGCAAGGACTCGGTCTTGGATCATTTTCCCTTGATTGGTCAGTCATAGCCTCATACCTGGGCAGCCCTCTTATCAGCCCCTTCTTTGCTATTGTCAATGTTGCTGTAGGCTATGTCTTACTCTTGTATGTGTTAATTCCAATAGCCTACTGGGGAGTAAACCTGTATGACGCCAAGAATTTTCCAATCTTCTCCTCACATTTATACAATGCCCACGGAAATACTTATAATGTATCAGCCATTGTTAATGACAAGTTCGAGCTGGACTTGCCAACATATGAAAAGCAGGGACGCATATATCTCAGTGTATTTTTTGCTCTCTCATACGGTATTGGTTTTGCTGGTATCATATCTACCCTCACTCATGTGGCACTTTTTAATGGGAG GGATATTTATGCGCAATTCCGAGCTTCATATAGCACTGGAAAACAAGATATTCACACAAGATTGATGACGAAGTACAAGGACATACCTAGCTGGTGGTTCTACGTGATGCTTGTGGGTTCCTTAATACTCGCTCTTATATTGTGCATTTTTATGATCGATGAGATCCAAATGCCATGGTGGGGACTCATCCTTGCAGCTGGACTTGCTGTAACTTTCACTCTTCCAGTCAGTGTCATAACCGCCACAACCAATCAG TCACCAGGACTAAACATCATCACAGAATACATCATGGGTGTCCTATTGCCTGGTAGACCAATAGCCAATGTCTGCTTCAAGACCTTTGGGTATATAAGCATGTCACAGGCTATTTCCTTTCTGAGTGATTTCAAGTTAGGCCATTACATGAAGATTCCACCTCGATCCATGTTCATTGTTCag TTCATAGGAACTATAATAGCTGGAACAGTGAATCTTGGAGTGGCATGGTGGCTGTTGAATACCATTGAGAACATATGCCAGGATGAACTACTACCTCCCAACAGTCCTTGGACATGCCCGGGTGACCGCGTCTTCTTCGATGCATCTGTCATATGGGGTTTGGTTGGACCAAGACGAATTTTTGGCAGGCTTGGTAACTACCCAGCACTCAACTGGTTCTTCCTTGGAGGTGCAGTTGGACCTGTAATTGTATGGCTGATGCAGAAAGCTTTTCCCAACCAGGAATGGATTTCACTAATTAACCTTCCAGTACTTCTTGGAGCTACAGCAGCAATGCCACCTGCTACAAGTGTGAACTTCAATTGCTGGATTGTGGTTGGAACAATATTCAATTACTTTGTTTTTAAGTATAGAAAGAATTGGTGGCAAAGGTACAATTATGTTCTTTCAGCAGCATTGGATGCAGGGTTGGCTTTCATGGGGGTGGTTCTCTACTTCACGCTTACCATGGAGGACATAAGCCTATCCTGGTGGGGTTCTGATGGTGGTGAACGCTGTGAACTGGCCACATGTCCAACTGCTAAGGGAATAGTTGTTGATGGCTGCCCTGTTTTTTAG